Proteins found in one Actinokineospora alba genomic segment:
- a CDS encoding TrmH family RNA methyltransferase, with translation MAQVIEVTDPSDPRLDDFRDLSSADRRPDRPGGRGLVIAEGVVVVQRLLASRYPVRGLLGVRRRIEALGPELDRLDVPAYVATAEVMAETVGFHLNRGVLAAADRATPPDVAELAAKARVLAVLEGVGDHENLGSIFRNAAALGVDGVLLGPGCSDPLYRRSVRVSMGHVLAVPFAPLEPWPDGLKWLRDSGFRVLALTPAAGSVPLSEAVRPGERVAVLLGSEGPGLTEEAIAAADAAVRIPMAGGVDSLNVATAGAVAFYALGGGDDGGAARQG, from the coding sequence GTGGCGCAGGTGATCGAGGTGACCGATCCGTCGGATCCGAGGCTGGACGACTTCCGGGACTTGTCGTCCGCGGACCGGCGTCCGGACCGGCCCGGCGGGCGTGGTCTCGTCATCGCCGAAGGGGTCGTGGTGGTGCAGCGGCTACTCGCCTCCCGGTACCCCGTCCGGGGACTTCTCGGGGTGCGGCGCCGGATCGAGGCGCTGGGCCCCGAACTCGACCGGCTCGACGTGCCCGCGTATGTGGCAACGGCTGAGGTCATGGCCGAGACCGTCGGCTTCCACCTCAACCGCGGGGTGCTCGCCGCGGCCGACCGCGCGACCCCGCCCGACGTCGCCGAACTGGCTGCCAAGGCGAGGGTTCTGGCCGTCCTCGAAGGGGTCGGCGACCACGAGAACCTGGGTTCGATCTTCCGCAACGCGGCGGCCCTCGGCGTGGACGGCGTGCTGCTCGGCCCTGGCTGCAGCGACCCCCTCTACCGGCGCAGTGTCCGGGTCTCGATGGGGCATGTGCTCGCGGTGCCGTTCGCCCCGCTCGAACCGTGGCCCGATGGGCTCAAATGGTTGCGCGACAGCGGATTTCGGGTGTTGGCACTCACCCCCGCTGCCGGATCGGTACCGCTGTCCGAGGCCGTCCGACCCGGCGAACGGGTGGCGGTCCTGTTGGGGTCCGAGGGGCCTGGTCTGACCGAGGAGGCCATCGCCGCGGCGGACGCGGCTGTGCGCATCCCGATGGCGGGTGGGGTCGACTCGCTGAATGTGGCGACCGCGGGGGCGGTCGCCTTCTACGCGCTTGGTGGAGGGGACGACGGTGGAGCTGCACGCCAGGGATGA
- a CDS encoding DUF2537 domain-containing protein, which produces MELHARDERAVLVGHDGTAEREVDPDSLALGADLAASLHEWARVVGAVHRSEAGEPGQAGFVVSRRGRQLASRVATAMGRPISYVDPLTGEVSVVEPVERPSAQRQRRPEPTPWLTGLTVAFFAFVFVAVAINGLAVTLAETSPLLGVGSNLVVTAGLLPSIWLARRTPVLRWLAVGTAAGIAVGWIGLPFILFG; this is translated from the coding sequence GTGGAGCTGCACGCCAGGGATGAGCGGGCGGTGCTGGTCGGTCACGACGGCACGGCCGAACGTGAGGTCGACCCGGATAGCCTCGCCCTGGGCGCCGACCTGGCGGCGTCGCTGCATGAGTGGGCGCGGGTGGTCGGAGCCGTGCACCGAAGTGAGGCAGGGGAGCCGGGTCAGGCCGGGTTCGTCGTGTCGCGGCGCGGCAGGCAGCTCGCGAGCCGCGTCGCGACCGCCATGGGTCGCCCGATCAGCTACGTCGACCCGCTCACCGGCGAGGTGTCCGTGGTCGAGCCGGTGGAGCGTCCGAGCGCGCAGCGGCAACGCCGCCCCGAGCCGACGCCGTGGCTCACCGGGCTGACCGTCGCCTTCTTCGCCTTCGTCTTCGTCGCCGTCGCGATCAACGGGCTCGCCGTGACCCTCGCGGAGACCAGCCCGCTGCTGGGCGTCGGGTCGAACCTCGTGGTCACCGCGGGCCTGCTGCCCTCGATCTGGCTGGCCCGCCGCACCCCGGTCCTGCGGTGGCTGGCGGTCGGGACGGCCGCGGGCATCGCCGTCGGCTGGATCGGGCTGCCGTTCATCCTCTTCGGCTGA